A portion of the Celeribacter baekdonensis genome contains these proteins:
- a CDS encoding esterase-like activity of phytase family protein, protein MKKHLLLAASGLALCATAANAEMNFNRIASFATPNNMAEGEDHARPTSAEIIGASEDGMTLVYTDSPLGVIGLIDITDPKNPMPKGNVDMGGEPTSVTVIGNTAFVAVNTSESYVKPSGKLVSVNMADGTITGTCDLGGQPDSTAHDAAGSFVVIAIENERDEDAGDGRIGQMPAGWVSTVSVAADLAECATLKTIDVTGLAEIGADDPEPEFVDVNGLNETVVTMQENNEMVVIDANGDVISHFSAGAVDLVRIDTKDERASLDFTGEQMGRLREPDGVQWLDDDHFMIANEGDMDGGSRSVTVFKKDGTLVWESNSEFETPIIQSGHYPDKRSDAKGAEPEGMEVATFGDKTYAFILAERASTISVYDVTDAANPVFKQLLPSGIAPEGVIAIPARNLFVTANEADLIEDGGVRSHVMVYEYQDAPAQYPTLTSAGADELIGWGAISGMVADEDGMIYAVNDSFYSYQPTIFKIDPSSKPAKIVDAIRVTRGNGDAAQKLDMEGITLDGKGGFWVASEGRTDRVTPHAIYNVNAKGEIKKEIGLPAELLTYETRFGFEGITKVGDTLWMPVQREWKDDAKHSVKLVAYNLETEEWGAVSYPLATPDTGWVGLSELVAHGDYFYVIERDNQIGADAKIKKIYRIPAAEMVPAPLGSELPVVSKEEVRDLIPDLKSFGGYVVDKVEGLAITTDGEMFVSTDNDGVDDSSGETFFWSIGKM, encoded by the coding sequence ATGAAAAAGCACCTGTTGCTGGCGGCCTCCGGCCTTGCGCTCTGCGCCACTGCGGCCAATGCCGAGATGAATTTCAACCGCATCGCGTCTTTTGCGACGCCGAACAATATGGCTGAGGGCGAAGATCACGCCCGCCCCACTTCCGCCGAAATCATCGGCGCCTCCGAGGATGGCATGACGCTTGTCTACACCGATAGCCCGCTCGGTGTGATCGGATTGATCGACATCACCGATCCGAAGAACCCGATGCCCAAAGGCAATGTCGACATGGGCGGCGAGCCGACCTCCGTGACCGTGATCGGCAACACCGCCTTTGTCGCCGTCAACACCTCTGAAAGCTATGTCAAACCGTCTGGCAAACTGGTCTCCGTGAACATGGCTGACGGCACCATCACCGGCACTTGTGATCTGGGCGGGCAGCCGGATTCAACCGCGCATGATGCCGCTGGCAGCTTTGTTGTCATCGCAATCGAGAACGAGCGTGACGAAGACGCAGGCGACGGCCGCATCGGTCAAATGCCCGCAGGTTGGGTGTCCACAGTCTCCGTGGCGGCTGATCTGGCCGAGTGTGCAACCCTGAAAACCATTGATGTGACGGGCCTCGCCGAAATCGGCGCTGACGATCCCGAGCCCGAATTTGTAGACGTGAACGGGTTGAACGAAACCGTCGTTACGATGCAAGAAAACAACGAAATGGTTGTGATCGACGCCAATGGCGACGTGATCTCTCACTTCTCGGCAGGTGCCGTGGATCTGGTCCGCATTGACACCAAAGACGAGCGCGCCTCGCTTGATTTCACCGGCGAACAAATGGGCCGTTTGCGCGAACCTGATGGGGTCCAGTGGCTCGACGACGATCACTTTATGATCGCCAACGAAGGCGACATGGACGGCGGATCACGCTCTGTTACCGTGTTCAAAAAAGACGGCACATTGGTGTGGGAATCAAATTCCGAATTTGAAACGCCGATCATTCAGTCCGGCCATTACCCGGACAAACGCTCCGACGCCAAAGGCGCGGAACCTGAGGGCATGGAAGTCGCCACATTCGGTGATAAAACCTACGCTTTCATTCTGGCCGAACGGGCCTCCACGATCTCTGTCTATGATGTGACCGATGCGGCCAACCCGGTGTTCAAACAGCTCCTGCCCTCCGGCATCGCGCCCGAAGGCGTGATCGCTATCCCGGCGCGCAATCTGTTTGTGACCGCCAACGAAGCCGATCTGATCGAAGATGGCGGCGTGCGGTCGCATGTCATGGTCTATGAGTACCAAGACGCACCGGCCCAGTACCCGACATTGACCTCTGCGGGGGCCGATGAGTTGATCGGCTGGGGCGCAATCTCCGGCATGGTTGCGGATGAGGACGGCATGATCTACGCCGTCAACGACAGCTTTTATAGCTATCAGCCGACCATTTTCAAAATCGACCCCTCTTCCAAACCGGCGAAAATCGTCGATGCGATCCGGGTGACCCGTGGCAATGGCGATGCAGCACAGAAACTCGACATGGAAGGCATCACTCTGGATGGCAAAGGCGGTTTTTGGGTTGCGTCCGAGGGCCGCACCGACCGCGTGACACCGCATGCGATTTACAACGTGAACGCCAAGGGCGAGATCAAAAAAGAGATCGGCCTGCCAGCAGAATTGCTGACCTATGAGACCCGTTTTGGCTTTGAAGGCATCACCAAGGTCGGTGACACGCTTTGGATGCCGGTTCAGCGCGAGTGGAAAGATGACGCGAAACACAGCGTCAAACTGGTCGCCTATAATCTTGAGACCGAGGAATGGGGCGCTGTGTCCTATCCGCTGGCAACCCCGGACACAGGTTGGGTTGGCCTGTCCGAGCTGGTCGCGCATGGCGATTATTTCTACGTCATTGAACGCGACAATCAGATCGGCGCGGATGCCAAGATCAAAAAGATCTACCGCATCCCGGCCGCCGAAATGGTGCCCGCGCCGCTTGGCTCTGAA
- a CDS encoding PLP-dependent aminotransferase family protein encodes MSLSSLFASRTSRMKASEIRELLKLLDQPDIISFAGGIPDPAYFPREAFAAAMAKATDVHAAGVSLQYATSEGYTPLRDWIVGYMGRLGVSCERDNILITAGSQQALDYLGKVFIDKDDTVMVGWPTYLGALGAFNAYEPVYDRLDPADNRTPQDVIATAEQNGGKVKFSYLSPDFANPTGVTLSVEDRRAILAQAQALECAIVEDAAYQSLRYCGDDLPPILALEIQETGDINACRTIYLGSFSKTLAPGLRVGWAVAAKPVISQLVLTKQAADLQTATINQIAVAEVARAVFDTHVDTLRGVYGARLQAMLTSLKAHMPEGVSWTEPAGGMFVWVTLPTGMDGAELLKQALNSNVAFVPGAAFFADGSNTNTLRLNFSMSPAGKIEEGIARLAQVIRAQM; translated from the coding sequence ATGAGTCTGTCATCGCTTTTCGCCAGTCGCACATCCCGGATGAAAGCCTCGGAAATCCGCGAGCTTTTGAAGCTTTTGGATCAACCCGATATCATCTCTTTTGCCGGCGGCATCCCTGATCCGGCCTATTTCCCGCGCGAAGCCTTCGCGGCGGCGATGGCCAAGGCCACGGATGTCCATGCGGCGGGGGTGTCGCTGCAATACGCCACCTCTGAGGGCTACACACCGCTGCGCGATTGGATCGTGGGCTATATGGGGCGGCTTGGTGTGTCGTGCGAACGCGACAACATTCTGATCACCGCTGGATCGCAACAGGCGTTGGATTATCTGGGCAAAGTGTTCATCGACAAAGACGACACGGTGATGGTCGGCTGGCCGACCTATCTCGGCGCGCTTGGGGCGTTTAACGCGTATGAGCCGGTCTATGATCGACTTGACCCGGCGGACAATCGCACGCCGCAAGATGTGATTGCGACAGCTGAGCAAAACGGCGGCAAAGTCAAATTTTCCTATCTGTCGCCGGATTTTGCCAACCCCACCGGGGTGACGCTTTCGGTTGAAGACCGCCGGGCGATATTGGCACAGGCACAGGCGTTGGAATGTGCCATTGTCGAAGATGCCGCCTACCAATCGCTGCGCTATTGCGGCGACGACCTCCCGCCGATCTTGGCGCTTGAGATCCAGGAGACCGGCGACATCAACGCCTGTCGCACGATCTATCTTGGCTCTTTTTCCAAAACGCTAGCGCCCGGTTTGCGGGTCGGCTGGGCCGTGGCGGCCAAACCCGTCATTTCGCAATTGGTGCTGACCAAACAGGCGGCGGATCTGCAAACTGCGACGATCAACCAGATCGCCGTCGCCGAAGTGGCGCGCGCGGTGTTTGACACCCATGTTGACACCCTGCGCGGCGTTTACGGCGCACGGCTTCAGGCGATGTTGACGTCACTCAAGGCACATATGCCCGAGGGTGTGTCCTGGACCGAACCTGCGGGTGGGATGTTTGTGTGGGTCACCTTGCCCACAGGCATGGACGGGGCCGAGCTGTTGAAACAGGCGTTGAACTCCAATGTGGCTTTCGTGCCGGGGGCCGCGTTTTTTGCCGATGGCTCAAACACCAACACGCTGCGGCTGAATTTTTCGATGTCGCCTGCGGGGAAAATCGAAGAGGGCATCGCGCGTCTCGCTCAGGTCATTCGGGCGCAGATGTAA
- a CDS encoding DUF1523 family protein, protein MRYVKWTLIALIVLLVGGFLHYTLPQHDIVRIVNTYEERQDISGWTSMFWQAPDNGSTTTQNRDVQFIQAVRPNGKSIVYRNEDTGWGWPPYFKFDTANLYTEANDAISNKDNPEWVSVTHYGWRSEVLSLFPNAMGIKPVSGPDATIVPWVNIIILTFLAVVLLLIWRMLAQFRERTIDPLVEDVEDAWDAMDEKKDNAVDKVKGWFKKR, encoded by the coding sequence ATGCGCTACGTCAAATGGACCCTGATCGCTCTGATCGTTTTGCTGGTGGGGGGCTTTCTACATTACACCCTGCCGCAGCATGACATCGTGCGGATTGTGAACACCTATGAGGAGCGTCAGGATATTTCCGGCTGGACCTCGATGTTCTGGCAAGCGCCGGACAATGGCTCGACCACGACGCAAAACCGCGATGTGCAATTCATTCAGGCGGTGCGCCCGAATGGCAAATCCATTGTGTATCGCAATGAGGACACCGGCTGGGGCTGGCCGCCCTATTTCAAATTCGACACGGCGAACCTTTACACCGAAGCCAATGACGCGATTTCCAATAAGGACAACCCGGAATGGGTCTCTGTGACCCATTATGGCTGGCGGTCCGAGGTCTTGTCGCTGTTCCCCAATGCGATGGGGATCAAGCCGGTGTCTGGCCCTGACGCAACCATCGTGCCATGGGTCAACATCATCATCCTGACGTTCCTTGCCGTGGTGCTGTTGTTGATCTGGCGGATGCTGGCGCAGTTCCGCGAGCGCACGATTGATCCGCTGGTCGAGGATGTCGAAGACGCGTGGGATGCAATGGATGAGAAAAAGGACAATGCCGTCGATAAGGTCAAAGGCTGGTTCAAGAAACGCTAA
- a CDS encoding aldehyde dehydrogenase family protein yields the protein MTVKEIFETMDYGAAPESAAEALAWLVDGGDRFGHFIDGKMTAPATAPGEVFLAKNPATGEVLAHLSQASLGEVDMAVTAARKAQAKWEKRGGKARAKVLYALARLVQKHARLFAVLETLDNGKPIRESRDIDVALVARHFYYHAGMAQVMDEEMPGREALGVCGQIIPWNFPLLMLAWKVAPAIAMGNTVVLKPAEYTSLTALLFAQICQEAGVPKGVVNIVTGDGAVGEMIVTHPGIDKIAFTGSTAVGRRIRQVTAGSGKSLTLELGGKSPYIVFEDADIDSAIEGLVDAIFFNQGQVCCAGSRLLVQEGIAEDFHARLIARMSKLRIGNPLDKCIDVGAIVDPKQLERIETLIAQGGMEGTVHQPCPAPEGCYYPPTLITGLHPSAKLMQEEIFGPVLVSTTFRTPEEAVQVANNTRFGLAASVWSENINLALDIAPKLVAGVVWVNGSNMFDAAAGFGGVRESGFGREGGWEGLMAYTKPKGKLSAVKPAMPHMKPDTVEVLGLDRTAKLYIGGKQARPDSGYSQAVYAPKGTLLGHASLASRKDIRNAVEAAQGAKGWTKATAHSRAQVLYFIGENLSARADEFAQRIRELTSTPETKAKEEVAQAIDTLFTFAAWADKLDGAAKPVPMRGVALAMNEAVGVIGAFCDDRPLGGLIDVIAPAIAMGNRVVAVASEAYPLAATDFYQVLDTSDVPAGVVNILTGSHSELAKPMAGHMDIEAVWSFSSADISKTIELESAGNLKRTWVNFGQTRTYAARDWLAQATDIKTIWVPYGE from the coding sequence ATGACCGTAAAAGAGATTTTCGAGACCATGGACTATGGCGCAGCGCCGGAATCGGCGGCGGAGGCTTTGGCGTGGCTGGTGGATGGCGGCGATCGGTTTGGCCATTTCATTGATGGCAAAATGACCGCGCCTGCAACCGCGCCCGGCGAGGTGTTTTTGGCGAAAAACCCGGCGACGGGCGAGGTGCTTGCGCATCTGAGCCAAGCCTCTTTGGGCGAGGTGGACATGGCCGTGACGGCGGCGCGCAAAGCCCAAGCCAAATGGGAAAAGCGCGGCGGCAAAGCCCGCGCCAAGGTGCTTTATGCCCTCGCGCGTTTGGTGCAAAAACACGCGCGGCTCTTTGCGGTATTGGAAACGCTGGACAACGGCAAACCGATCCGCGAAAGCCGGGACATCGACGTGGCTTTGGTGGCGCGGCATTTCTATTATCATGCGGGCATGGCGCAGGTGATGGATGAGGAAATGCCGGGACGCGAAGCGCTTGGCGTGTGCGGTCAGATCATCCCGTGGAACTTCCCGCTGTTGATGCTGGCGTGGAAAGTCGCACCCGCGATTGCCATGGGCAACACGGTGGTGTTGAAACCGGCTGAATACACCTCGCTCACCGCGCTTTTGTTTGCGCAGATCTGCCAAGAGGCCGGTGTGCCGAAAGGCGTGGTCAATATTGTGACCGGCGACGGGGCCGTGGGCGAAATGATCGTCACGCATCCCGGCATCGACAAAATCGCTTTTACCGGGTCGACCGCCGTCGGACGTCGCATCCGTCAAGTCACCGCCGGATCGGGCAAATCGCTGACCTTGGAGCTGGGCGGAAAATCCCCCTATATCGTCTTTGAAGATGCCGACATCGACAGCGCCATCGAAGGGCTGGTCGACGCGATTTTCTTTAACCAAGGGCAGGTCTGTTGCGCAGGTTCGCGGCTTTTGGTGCAAGAGGGCATTGCCGAGGATTTCCACGCCCGCCTGATCGCACGGATGTCAAAACTGCGCATCGGCAACCCGTTGGACAAATGCATCGACGTTGGTGCCATTGTCGATCCGAAACAGTTGGAGCGGATCGAAACACTGATCGCTCAGGGCGGCATGGAGGGCACGGTCCATCAACCCTGCCCCGCGCCCGAGGGCTGTTATTACCCGCCGACCTTGATCACGGGATTGCACCCCTCAGCCAAGCTGATGCAGGAGGAAATCTTTGGTCCGGTGTTGGTGTCCACGACCTTCCGCACGCCCGAAGAGGCGGTGCAGGTCGCCAACAACACCCGCTTTGGTCTGGCCGCCTCGGTGTGGTCCGAGAACATCAATCTGGCGCTTGATATTGCGCCTAAACTGGTTGCAGGCGTGGTCTGGGTCAACGGGTCGAACATGTTCGATGCGGCCGCTGGATTTGGCGGTGTGCGCGAAAGCGGGTTTGGCCGCGAGGGCGGTTGGGAGGGCCTGATGGCCTACACCAAACCCAAGGGCAAGCTCAGTGCCGTGAAGCCCGCGATGCCCCATATGAAACCCGACACGGTGGAGGTTCTGGGCCTTGATCGCACCGCAAAACTCTACATCGGTGGCAAACAGGCGCGGCCTGACAGTGGCTATTCGCAAGCGGTCTATGCGCCCAAAGGCACGCTTTTGGGTCATGCCTCGCTGGCCTCGCGCAAAGACATCCGCAACGCGGTGGAAGCGGCGCAGGGGGCGAAAGGCTGGACCAAAGCCACGGCGCACAGCCGCGCCCAAGTGCTCTATTTCATTGGGGAAAACCTATCCGCACGGGCGGATGAATTCGCCCAGCGCATTCGCGAGTTGACCAGCACACCTGAGACAAAAGCCAAAGAAGAAGTGGCGCAGGCCATCGACACATTGTTCACCTTTGCCGCTTGGGCCGATAAGCTCGACGGGGCGGCCAAACCCGTGCCGATGCGCGGCGTGGCCTTGGCGATGAACGAGGCCGTGGGTGTGATTGGGGCGTTTTGTGATGACCGGCCTTTGGGCGGGTTGATCGACGTCATCGCCCCGGCCATCGCCATGGGCAACCGTGTGGTCGCGGTCGCGTCAGAGGCCTATCCACTGGCCGCGACCGATTTTTATCAGGTGCTCGACACTTCGGATGTGCCTGCGGGCGTGGTCAACATTCTCACCGGATCGCATAGCGAGTTGGCGAAACCGATGGCGGGTCACATGGATATTGAGGCGGTGTGGTCGTTTTCCTCTGCGGATATTTCCAAAACGATCGAATTGGAAAGTGCCGGGAACCTCAAACGCACGTGGGTCAACTTTGGTCAAACACGGACCTATGCGGCACGCGATTGGTTGGCACAGGCGACTGACATCAAAACGATTTGGGTGCCTTACGGCGAATAA
- the deoC gene encoding deoxyribose-phosphate aldolase, with product MGTPEMTKADTNVATSGTHLPQIHEPRNPGMALDLDVIRGVQANTSAIERRCATLPGRRSVKKDHQAAWLLKAITMIDLTTLAGDDTPGRVKRLCAKAAHPVRADILDALGMGPVTTGAVCVYHEMVDTAVKALDGTGIPVAAVSTGFPAGLSPYHLRVKEIEESVKAGAKEIDIVISRRHVLTGNWQALYDEMREFRATCGEAHVKAILATGELGSLRNVARASQVCMMAGADFIKTSTGKESVNATLPVSLVMIRAIRDYHARTGYRVGYKPAGGISKAKDALVYLSLIKEELGNHWLSPHLFRFGASSLLGDIERQLEHHVTGHYSAGYRHAIG from the coding sequence ATGGGCACACCCGAAATGACCAAAGCTGACACCAATGTGGCCACCTCAGGCACGCATCTGCCGCAAATTCATGAACCGCGCAATCCGGGCATGGCACTGGATCTGGATGTGATCCGGGGCGTTCAGGCCAACACGTCGGCGATTGAACGGCGGTGTGCCACCCTGCCCGGGCGGCGCTCTGTCAAAAAAGATCACCAAGCGGCGTGGCTTTTGAAAGCGATCACCATGATCGACCTGACCACCTTGGCGGGCGATGACACGCCCGGACGGGTCAAACGGCTTTGCGCCAAGGCCGCCCACCCGGTGCGCGCGGATATTCTGGACGCGCTTGGCATGGGCCCCGTGACCACCGGCGCGGTTTGCGTGTATCACGAAATGGTCGACACGGCGGTCAAGGCCCTGGACGGCACCGGCATCCCGGTCGCCGCCGTCTCCACCGGCTTTCCGGCGGGCCTATCGCCCTATCATTTGCGGGTCAAAGAGATCGAGGAAAGCGTCAAGGCCGGGGCAAAAGAGATCGACATCGTGATTTCGCGTCGCCATGTTTTGACCGGGAATTGGCAGGCGCTCTATGATGAAATGCGCGAGTTTCGCGCCACCTGTGGCGAGGCCCATGTCAAAGCGATTTTGGCCACTGGCGAGTTGGGATCGCTGCGCAATGTCGCGCGCGCATCTCAGGTCTGCATGATGGCCGGGGCCGATTTCATCAAAACCTCAACCGGCAAGGAAAGCGTCAACGCCACCCTGCCCGTCTCCCTCGTGATGATCCGCGCGATCCGCGATTACCACGCCCGCACCGGCTACCGCGTCGGCTACAAACCGGCGGGCGGGATTTCCAAGGCCAAAGACGCTTTGGTCTACCTGTCCTTGATCAAAGAAGAGCTGGGCAATCATTGGCTCTCGCCGCATCTGTTCCGCTTTGGCGCCTCCTCGCTTTTGGGCGACATTGAGCGCCAGTTGGAACATCATGTGACGGGTCACTATTCGGCGGGCTACCGCCATGCCATTGGTTAA
- a CDS encoding helix-turn-helix domain-containing protein, with protein sequence MTTAKLIPIETATKDIWAKDILAKGEEFHFSRSVLARTRPKALHNQDFYELFWLHNGRARVVTQESRLALNEGDIVFLAPGHPHGLQGVGEESHIVNVILRKRRIKDLMQRFPEVAQVFPGPGAAPIVIHRDMRHLSRLSAAAKALDAAPRTTLYLEAFLLPLIAELASEARDQSVALPVWLNEAMIAAEKPEVFRDGASGLVAQCGKAHAHVARTMQASLGMTPSDFVNGLRMDYAARQLRGTPDSLSEISEEIGIQNMSHFHRLFRLRFGMTPRQYRVKHQKGIAQPI encoded by the coding sequence ATGACGACAGCGAAACTGATCCCGATCGAAACCGCGACCAAAGACATTTGGGCCAAGGACATTTTAGCCAAGGGCGAGGAATTTCATTTTTCCCGCTCGGTTCTCGCGCGCACCCGCCCAAAAGCGCTCCACAATCAAGATTTTTACGAGTTGTTTTGGTTGCACAACGGTCGCGCCCGCGTGGTGACCCAAGAGTCCCGTCTTGCGCTGAACGAAGGTGACATCGTATTTTTGGCGCCGGGTCATCCGCACGGGCTGCAAGGGGTCGGCGAGGAAAGCCATATCGTCAATGTCATCTTGCGAAAGCGCCGGATCAAAGATCTCATGCAGCGCTTTCCAGAGGTTGCACAGGTGTTTCCCGGCCCCGGTGCCGCCCCGATTGTGATCCACCGCGACATGCGGCATTTGTCGCGCCTTTCGGCTGCGGCCAAGGCGCTGGACGCCGCCCCACGCACGACGCTCTACCTCGAAGCCTTTCTTTTGCCTTTGATCGCAGAACTGGCCAGTGAAGCGCGGGACCAAAGCGTCGCCCTGCCGGTTTGGCTCAATGAGGCCATGATCGCGGCGGAGAAACCAGAGGTGTTTCGTGATGGCGCTTCCGGGCTGGTGGCGCAATGTGGCAAAGCCCACGCCCATGTCGCGCGCACGATGCAGGCCTCTTTGGGGATGACACCTTCGGACTTCGTCAATGGGCTGCGCATGGATTATGCTGCTCGGCAATTGCGCGGCACGCCGGATTCGCTCTCTGAGATTTCTGAGGAAATCGGCATCCAAAACATGAGCCATTTTCATCGGCTGTTTCGCCTGCGTTTTGGTATGACGCCGCGGCAATATCGGGTGAAACACCAAAAAGGCATTGCTCAGCCCATTTGA
- the rpe gene encoding ribulose-phosphate 3-epimerase, with product MTDTVFDRSVKIAPSILAADFANFGREIEAVEAEGADWIHVDVMDGHFVPNLTFGPAMCKAIRPHIKTVMDVHLMISPVDPYIDAFAEAGADIITAHVEAGPHIHRTLQAIRGAGAKAGLALNPGTPVEVVDYLLDMVDLVCVMTVNPGFGGQKFIHSQVEKVRKLRAMIGDRPIHIEIDGGIDPTTAPLMVAAGADALVAGSAVFKGGSVSNPAPYGDNIRAIRAAAVKAL from the coding sequence ATGACCGACACTGTTTTCGACCGTTCCGTGAAAATTGCCCCCTCCATTCTCGCCGCTGATTTCGCCAATTTTGGCCGTGAAATCGAAGCGGTTGAGGCCGAGGGTGCCGATTGGATTCATGTCGATGTGATGGATGGGCATTTCGTCCCGAACCTGACCTTTGGGCCGGCGATGTGCAAAGCGATCCGTCCGCATATCAAGACCGTGATGGACGTGCATTTGATGATCTCTCCGGTTGACCCCTATATCGACGCGTTCGCCGAGGCGGGCGCTGACATCATCACCGCCCATGTCGAGGCTGGTCCGCACATTCACCGCACGTTGCAAGCCATCCGGGGGGCAGGCGCAAAGGCTGGTCTGGCGCTCAATCCCGGTACGCCGGTTGAGGTGGTTGATTACCTTTTGGACATGGTCGATCTGGTGTGCGTGATGACGGTGAATCCGGGTTTTGGCGGACAGAAATTCATCCACTCTCAAGTTGAAAAAGTGCGCAAACTGCGCGCGATGATTGGCGATCGGCCGATCCACATCGAGATTGATGGCGGCATTGATCCGACCACCGCGCCTCTGATGGTTGCGGCGGGCGCAGATGCGCTTGTGGCCGGGTCTGCGGTGTTCAAAGGCGGCTCGGTGAGCAATCCCGCGCCCTACGGCGACAACATCCGCGCCATCCGCGCTGCTGCCGTCAAAGCGCTCTAA